The stretch of DNA GGGTGCGGGCGGCGCTCAGTGTGGGCATGTTCAATTCACCGTACCCGAAGGGGGTATTTGATTACTCGGCATGAGCATGTTTGACTCGCCGCACCCGCACGAGGTGGTGCAGTTAGTGGTTGGGCTCGGGCGGCGGTGCGGGGCGGCGCTCGGCGTGGGCATGCTCGACTCGCCGCACCCGCATGGAGTGGTACAGTTAGTGGTTGGGCACCGGCGGGGGCTGCGGGGCGGGCGCGGCGGGGCGGCGCTCGGCGTGGAAGGTGTCGGAGAGGTAGAGGCCGAAGATGGCGACGCTGTAGAACACCGTCAGCCCGAACAGCGCCACGCTCGCGCTAGCCGTGAACATGTTCGAGTATTCGCATCTGAAATATTACACATTTCTTATAATTTGAAGCTTCAAGGTCAACAGCGGGTTGAGATTCGCCGAATTAGTCACATGATCACCTGAAGAACCAGACGACAGTGAGCGCGACGGAGACGAGCGTCATGAGGATGTTCTCCAAGTCCCACGCTCTCTCGGGGGCCGCGCCCTCCGTCACCACTTCGTGCGTTGAGCCGCGGGACTGATTGTTAGGCTGCTgctgaaaaacaaaaaagaagTTAAATCGATTAACTTAATctgagaaaaaaattaaacagttacTTTCTTTATAACATTAATGTGAAATGTGCGATGGTGCAGCCCGCACGCGCCCAGCGTCGCCGCCTCGTCGCCGCGGCAGATGAGCGCAGCATGTGACACTTACCTGTGCGGGCGCGGGTCTGGCGCGGTTGCGGGGCCGCGAGGGGTGCACGAGGCAGTGCACGACGGCGCGATGGTGCAGCCCGCACGCACCCAGCGTCGCCGCCTCGTCGCCCAGCACGCGCCCGCGGAAGATGAGCCGCACACGCCGCTCCGCGCACAGCTCCGCAGCGAAATGGCGTCTGCAACAACATGGCGCTTGTTGATAATGTTCTTCTGACCGAATCTCAGAGAAGGCAGTCAAGCTCAAAGACTAAGCAAACTACACAAATAAAGGTTCACCCATTCGACGcatacagcattatgctgagctgGAACCTTTCATATTGTGCCACACACGACAGCAAAATTAGTGTCATCATGGTGTTTCTATTACTTTGAGCATATATTCTAgttttaaatgatattttactCAGAATtgcaatgaaataaatagtGACGTTCATTTATAGATGTCAACTGagttaatatttaaaaccaGCACTTCACTCATTCATAGTTAGTCTAAGTTATTATGGTTACCACCTACATATGTTGCTaagacagattacagatagatagattaatattagattatagatagattgattaataATTTCGTAAGTTACTTACCTCTTAAAATCCTTCAGCAGTTCATCTAAACTGCCCTCCACTTCCTTGAGAGTATCGTTCAGGTATTTGAGTTTGATCACAATCTTCCTGCCCTCTCTGTCTATGCTGTCGTCGTTGGAGCTACCGGCGTGATCTGGGCTATCAGTAGAACTATCTTGCGGGGTTGAACTATTGTCTTGTATGTCATCTGGTTTTGCGGCACCCGGTTTACTATTTGATTCTGGTAAAATATTGAGTTTAATATTATCCatcaatttgaaaaaaaaacaatagatgATACTTCTCGGCTTGTTCTACATTAAAGTTCGTAACTTAATGCGTGAACTTTAAAGGACTTTTGGCTGTTTACCATTCTCAATGTTTTGGAAAGCAAGTTAAGGCGCGAGTCATTGTTAGTTTATCATACAGTCAGAtatcttctcttctcttctctcctctctctgggctggtttccgcacttaaacatttccgtctgttgtgcgtgcgttgcccctccccgccgaagtaaTCAGATGGATGTAAGTTGAGTCAGAAAAAGGAAAGTACTCACCACCAGATCTCGTGAAGAAGTCACAACCAGTGGTGACGTCAGCCTCCATGGCACTAACAATGCTATCCATCTCCCTTATCTGCGCATTACTGGCCGGCTCTTGCTCCTCTGTGCTCTCCGCTTCTTCGTTGGAAGATTCTGCAGTGGTTTGATTGTTTTGTGGTGCTGCAACAGATAATATACTTGTGTAAGATGTCAAAGTTGGGATTAGTGCAGCAAGAAGTGTGAcgataaaaaacctaattcttTTTCAATCGAAACCCAACTTTAAATCCTTCTACATAGGACTGAAATTTGAATGATATTGTCAGGCACGATATTACTTGTAGCTATCAAAAAACAACTGACGAACATCGCCACGTCCACGTCGACGATGCTGTCCCTCTTTTGTCGTCTCTACTGCTCTCGCTGTAAGGTGCAGTGTTATTGCAGCTGTCAAACAACAACTGATAAAGAGACTCACAGTCGATCCGGCGATAGAAGTGCAACCGATTGTTGTCCAGCATCGCCATGTCCGCGTCGACAATGCTATCCATCTCCTGCAGCGGTATTACCCTGTCATCTTTACTGCTCTCGCTGTCAGGTGCACTGTTATTGCAGCTGTCAAACAACAACTGATGAAGAGAATCACAGTCGATCCGGCGATAGAAGTGCAACCGATTGTTGTCCAGCATCGCCATGTCCGCGTCGACAATGCTATCCATCTCCTGCAGCGGTATTACCCTGTCATCTTTACTGCTCTCGCTGTCAGGTGCACTGTTATTGCAGCTGTCAAACAACAACTGATGAAGAGAATCACAGTCGATCCGGCGATAGAAGTGCAACCGATTGTTGTCCAGCATCGCCATGTCCGAGTCGACGATGCTGTCCCTCTCCTGCAGCGGTGTTACCCTGTGGTCTTTACTGCTCTCGCTGTCAGGTGCACTGTTATTGCAGCTGTCAAACAACAACTGATGAAGAGAATCACAGTCGATCCGGCGATAGAAGTGCAACCGATTGTTGTCCAGCATCGCCATGTCCGAGTCGACGATGCTGTCCCTCTCCTGCAGCGGTGTTACCCTGTGGTCTTTACTGCTCTCGCTGTCAGGTGCACTGTTATTGCAGCTGTCAAACAACAACTAATGAAGAGACTCACAGTCGATCCTGCGATAGAAGTGCAACCGATTGTTGTCCAGCATCGCCATGTCCGCGTCGACGATGCAGTCCCTCTCCTGCAGCGGTATTACACTGTGGTCTATACTGCTCTTGCTGTCAGGGGGCTGTTATTGCAGCTGTCAAACAACAACTGATGAAAAGACTCACAGTCGATCCGGCGATAGAAGTGCAACCGATTGTTGTCCAGCATCGCCATGTCCGCGTCGACGATGCTGTCCATCTCCTGCAGCGGTATAACCCTGTCGTCTCTACTGCTTTCGGTCTCAGGCACGGTGTTACTTGCAGCTGTCAAATCCCAATATTATAAACACTTTATCAACCTTGAATATGTATCAAAAGAAGCTTGCAGGAAACAACCACACAACTCTGACCATCACGGTCTTGACCTTTTTGACCACCACTCGCTTCTCGCTAAGTAATACATATTTCCATTCCTTTTTCAATCAAGTGACTGCAGTGTTTGTCGAAAGttataatcaaaattaattaattctgcAAATAGATTGctttgattgtttttttttacttgtttgCCATTTATAATTTGATACTGTCATAATATATGAAAACCAATGTAAAAATACATCATTTGTTTGCCTTTTTGTAACAAAAGATACCTAATGGGTACAAGATGGTAGATTACTAATTATTCATTTTTTCACTGTCATGTTGGCTACTTAGCTCAATAAACATGTTCCTATAATTTGTTGtattatttaaacataataGATACTTAAAAGGTTTATAAATTTACGTTAAATTGAATCTGCTGGAGTTTGCTGCTGTATAATAATGTCAATGTAGTTGAAATTTCCCGAACatgtacgaaacgatttgcttcctctttcctaattcgagccgctaggatatggaacgcccttccggcgtcccataatatgggtaccttcaagtcaagagtgaataggcaacttctaagcaagcgcgctccatcttaggctgcatcatcacttgctagcaggtctaattgcagccaagcgctagtctatataataaaaaaaaagacataTTATTGTCATCAAAATTCTAATCTTTATAAACCCTGTAAACACtgacagattttttttgaatgcagcttaaaattatgattttttttggtACAATAAGTACAATTATTACTAAACAATAAAAATGGCTTATGTCTTAACTCATATTTACCTATAGGTTCGGGTGGTGATACTTGGGCATTAACTGTACGAGAATTGGTTACAGTTGGTcctgtaattaaaaaaactccATCATAATTTTGTGAGTGAACTTCAAGCCATAATTTGACATAGTGTGTTTAGTCGCTAATGTAAAGTACATTGAATATGTCCTTACAAAGAAGTTTTTATTGTGCTAGtgtgttaataaataataataatttgcaacTGATAACTATAGTATCAAACGACCAAAACAGTCAAGATGGTGGCAGAAGACAGGTGACTAAGTACACTTTTGCAAAAGCTTATGTCCAGCATTGAACTTGAAGGAAAGAGTCACaaatccaattcaaattgctgtatAGAtgtgttttaagttttaactaaCTGTCGGCATTATTCGGGAACCTTAGTACACTTACGTGTGACAATGCTGACAGTGACAGGGTGGTGCGTGCGCGAGCGCATCACAAGGACGGTCTGGTAGCGGTCCGGCCTGGCGTTGGTGGACCACCACGCCAGCGACGCAACCAGTACCACAAGCAGCACCACTACAAATTGCACCACCTCATCCCCCACCCCTTCTATCAGTGTCATTTTTCAGCTAAAACAGGgataattcaaaaatttaaatcaccCTCGACAGGTCAAGGTTACTATAATATTGCATTGTAGTCAGGAGTGAGTCGATAAGACAAATGCAAGTAATACAAATATCAACTGGATGATTGAGGTCCCTACACCAGCTGAGAAAACAGCTGATGATATGAAGATCATTACCTATATGCTTGAtctaatttttactaaaagacTTTTACGAAAACTACAAAAACAAGTTTCATTTTTcactgtaggtaggtaaaggtaTTTATATACCTTCACTGTTTGCAAAGCCAGTGTATTTAATTAAACCTATAAGAAAGTAAGTACTATGTGAATGGAATTTTACTGGGAActtaataaatagtaaaattattctAATGCAAAGTGCATCGTACAGCTTTTCAAGGTCACATACATGGCACCCAAAATACAATCTTAATGATTAATCATCACAAACACTTGCCTCACTTCGTTGCAGATATTAAATACTTAGAGAAAATTTAATGCAGCTGTTTACTGAGCCATTGGTTCAAAATCCGTAGCTGAGGGAGAAAACATCACTAAACAGCTGAAACCACAATTACGTCGATCATCTAAACACATTAATATTCCCGAACTTTAGGCGTCACTGAACTTAATATTTGCAAAGACACGATTAATTAAGAACATTTATACCATCGCAATCACTATATTATAAATCTGATTAACGTTACTGTTGTattcattaaataatttattaattattttacaaaattacttaGGGATGTATCAAAATCTGACACTGGCTTGACATATTGA from Maniola jurtina chromosome 10, ilManJurt1.1, whole genome shotgun sequence encodes:
- the LOC123869021 gene encoding transmembrane and ubiquitin-like domain-containing protein 1 — its product is MTLIEGVGDEVVQFVVVLLVVLVASLAWWSTNARPDRYQTVLVMRSRTHHPVTVSIVTRPTVTNSRTVNAQVSPPEPIAASNTVPETESSRDDRVIPLQEMDSIVDADMAMLDNNRLHFYRRIDSPQNNQTTAESSNEEAESTEEQEPASNAQIREMDSIVSAMEADVTTGCDFFTRSGESNSKPGAAKPDDIQDNSSTPQDSSTDSPDHAGSSNDDSIDREGRKIVIKLKYLNDTLKEVEGSLDELLKDFKRRHFAAELCAERRVRLIFRGRVLGDEAATLGACGLHHRAVVHCLVHPSRPRNRARPAPAQQQPNNQSRGSTHEVVTEGAAPERAWDLENILMTLVSVALTVVWFFRCEYSNMFTASASVALFGLTVFYSVAIFGLYLSDTFHAERRPAAPAPQPPPVPNH